The segment CTCATTTTTTTAATGATATGTATTTTATCGGAATTAATTATCCCCATAAAAACTTCATTACAAATCCAGCTGTCATTCCTAATATGATGCTTAACATCGTACCAATCAAATAGTATTCAGAAAAACTTTTATCATCAAATTGTTTGAACCTTGTTAATGCTTTCATTGCAATTAAAAATCCAATGCTGGACAAATGATTGGATACGCAAAGGATCAAAATTAAGTTTCTTTCTAAAATACCAATCCATAAACCAGCCTTTGGAGGCGAATCACTAATAAATGAAATCTTTTTATTCAATTTCACATCATCTTCCGCTTTGGTTACATATTTATTTAATTGCGTTTCGATGTTTGATTCACTAAACCCTTCATATCTCAAATTAGTATTACTAGAAGTGAAGCTCCCCTCAATGGAAGTTTCGATTATTTTATTCGCCGGTCTAAATTCTGCTAACATTTTACCTATAAGATGTCCAAAAAAATATGTATTTATTAACAAAATAATAAACGTGCTAATTACCTTAGTTTCAAAATTTAATACAATCGTCTCACGGTTTGTTGCAAATTCTACTAATTTGTTTGGCAAACTACTATAATCGTCAAATAGTAGAATTGCGAATACGACAATACTGAAAATATGGATGAATTGATCTAAAATATACAATAAAGTAAGTCTCATTGACATTTGGTGTGGTGTTAAATTGCTACTTTTTACTATTCGATCATTTAACTTTTCTTTCATTAAATCTATTAGTAAATGGAGTAAGCAAATAAGAAATAGATAAAAAATAATGGTGCCATTAAATTCAATCAAATCAAAATAAATACCTATCATTAATAACACGAAATACGTTATAAAATGGATTCCGACATGTTGAAATACACCAAGAGCCCCACTTTGCTTTTTCTTTACTAAACGATCAGATTGTAATGGATAATCAGCTATTAAATGTCCCAATAAAAATAGTAATATTAACATTTTAGTACTCCTGACCAAATTGAAATAGTGTAATATTCCTTCTTAATTCTTCTTCAAACATTTTTTGAACTGTATTTATTTGATTATTTCCCATTATTGATAGTGGCTCTTTTAAAGTAAGTATGTGATAAAGTGATTCTGCAGATTCTATTATTAAATCTATTTTTCCAGCCGTATAGTGACCTGAAATGGTAGAAGTAGATTTGCCAATCCGCGCGGCAATTGTTTTTTGTGAGCGCAGAAGGCTAAATAAAGCTAAAATTTCCCTTTGCTTCGCGGTTTGCTCTAAGATTGCTGCACCTTGAAATTGCAATAAAATATTCATTAATTCAATTTCACTATTTTCATTGTCATTTAAAGGGTTAATTTCAATTAACTTTTTACGATTTTTATTTTCTTTCATTTTATCATTTGCCAACCTTGCATTTTTAACTAAAATATTGTTCCAAGTTTCAATATTGATTTGATCGATTTCTTCTTCAATCAATCCGCAAGAAACACCGAAATAAGGCATATGATCTTGATATTCCCAATTGTAAATCATATAGTTGGCAATCATTAGTGCACTTGGATACCCTTCGACGAGACAGATAATTTCATCGCCCATTCGATGCTTAACGGCTATTTTCCTTGTACCATTCGTATTCGCTATAACATTTTGCCATTTTGAAAGATATTCACTTAATTCTAGTCCATTTTTAAATTTACTTGAATCTGTCACATCTAATATAAATACAGAGACCGCGTTTCGCACGAATCCCCCCCCTTTTCTATTGTACATATAGTAAATTATAACTTATAAATTCGGCTAATCAAGCGTACTTTTAGGAATTCGTCTTAAAAGCCGTATTTGCTAGAATCCGTATTAAGAGCCGTAATTGCATTAACTAATGTCCATCTAACATCATTAGCCCTTTCCCTAAATATATACAGACCCCCTCCCCTTTAATATGGAAAAGAAAAACTACATGCTAAGCATTAGTATTAATTGAAATTACATAATTTTTTTTTTCTTCATGTACTTATTTCGACAATAGGAGGAATTTACCTTTAATAAATTATCGTTTTCGAATACACTTAATTTCTCATCTTTTGTATATTTTTATTGTGTGCTGTCATCATTATCTCCGTCAATTATAGTTGTTATATTTTAATATAAAAGTAAAGGTTTATCGATAAAATTCAGCGCTGTGAGACGCATCGAGATAATGATTTACAGGTAGTTGTCCATGTCGATTACGCTCACAGCTCATTTGGAAAATCATTCGCCAAACCTCAAAATCCCACTTTACTCTATAAATTCAGATACCTCTTGCTGGTTAAAAATATCATTTCTTAACCTTTGCAACTTCTCATTTCCCTGAATCATTTTTTGTTCTACTTGATCTTCCCCATCCAAATTAAATTTCCCTTCATGTGCCGATGCAATTCCGTATTGTCCCCATTCCTCAGTCCAACCAAGAAACAGCAAATATGTATTACCTTGTTCCATTTTTGTATAGTCGCCATAAAAGACTTCATATTTACCAGGTAATATCCCTTTTTCCATCGTGTAATAGGGTTCCCTAACATCGATTATCATTTGGTCATGTTCATTGTTTCCTTTTATGACATTCGAAATTTTTATTTTACTTACATGATGACCGTCTGGAAAACCGCCTCCATAAGGTGTCAATACATTTAGAGGCTCGTTAACTAACTTTGCAATTACGACTAAATCGCTGCCATTAAGGCGTTCTTCATAATTTTCATATGAAGTCATCATGCCCCCATCGAGATTTTTTGTTTCTACTATATATTGATCAGCAACAAAATAAATACTGATGGCAAGTACTAGCATTAGAAAAATGCATAAAGTCACTCTTTTTTTCAACTTCAATTCCCCCGTTTACTTAGAAAATATAATTTATCACTTGATGCAACCCATTCGCATTTTTAAAATTTGGTTTTATCCAAAGAAATTAATGAAAACGATCACAAATATATTATCACTATAAATGCATATTTACCTATGCAAAATTTACCTTGAAAAATCACTATACAGTTGAAATGTATAGTTGACCTATATATAATACAACTATATAGTCTGACTGAATAGTTAAATAATAAGGAAGGTAGTTAAATGAAAAGACATAAGTTACTTCCCTTAACGGAAACAATGCATTATATATTGTTGGCTTTAAGAGAGCCACTACATGGTTATGCAATTATGCAAAAAATTGAAGTGATGAGTGAGGGGCAAGTTCGGATAGCTGCGGGTACATTATATGGCGCAATTGAAAATCTATTGAAATACGATTGGATTGTACTTGTCCCTTCAGAAGATCCAAGAAGAAAAGTATATCGTATTACAAACGATGGGCTCGCTATTTTACAAACTGAAAAAGAACGTTTAAATCATATTCTCTCACTTTATGAAGGAGTCGAGTAAAATGAA is part of the Solibacillus sp. FSL K6-1523 genome and harbors:
- a CDS encoding DUF3307 domain-containing protein, whose product is MLILLFLLGHLIADYPLQSDRLVKKKQSGALGVFQHVGIHFITYFVLLMIGIYFDLIEFNGTIIFYLFLICLLHLLIDLMKEKLNDRIVKSSNLTPHQMSMRLTLLYILDQFIHIFSIVVFAILLFDDYSSLPNKLVEFATNRETIVLNFETKVISTFIILLINTYFFGHLIGKMLAEFRPANKIIETSIEGSFTSSNTNLRYEGFSESNIETQLNKYVTKAEDDVKLNKKISFISDSPPKAGLWIGILERNLILILCVSNHLSSIGFLIAMKALTRFKQFDDKSFSEYYLIGTMLSIILGMTAGFVMKFLWG
- a CDS encoding PadR family transcriptional regulator, translating into MKRHKLLPLTETMHYILLALREPLHGYAIMQKIEVMSEGQVRIAAGTLYGAIENLLKYDWIVLVPSEDPRRKVYRITNDGLAILQTEKERLNHILSLYEGVE